TGCGACAGACTCCGGCCGTAATGCGCCGCGCGGGCATTGACGTGCTTGACCCGTTGTTCGATCTCGTCCGGCGTCTCTCCCCACGACAGATAGGTGTCGACGTGCTTGGCAGCGACTTCGATCGCCGGTTCGGACGACCCACCGAACCACAACGGCGGCATCGGAATGGACTTGCCCGCCGGCAAGGCCAGCTTCGCCCCTTCCACGCTGAAGTACTTGCCTTCGTACGTGAGCGTTTCACCCGCGAAGAGACGCTTGAAGATCGTCAGATATTCGTCAGCCATCAGATACCGTTCGTCGTGCGGGATCTTCATGCCGTACGCGCCGAGCATCTTCGCGTCGCCCGATACGACATTGAGCAGCAGCCGGCCCTTGGAAAACTCCTGGAACGTGGCCGCCATCTTGGCGAGCAGCGTCGGCTGGACCAGCCCCGGATGGATCGCCAGCAGGAAGTTCATGTCGTCGGTGTGCGGCAGGAGCGAGCCGCCCATCACCCACACGTCATGCGCGCCCGTGGCAAAGAGCGCTCCGGTAAAACCGAGATGGTCGTAGCCGCGGGCCAATTGCTGGAGATAGCGGTAGTTGATCGGGCGTGCGCCCTCCGTCGTCCAGGGGGCATGCCCGTCGGGCGCCGTGAGATACCAGTAAACGTTCATTGCGAAATCCGAAAAATCAACTGAAGAAGTTCAATGCGCGAGTGCGCCGGGCGAGAAGCGAAGCGGCACATGCGGCGCCGCTTGACGAAGGTCGAGCGCGCGCGCCAGGTCTCCATGCCGGTGGAGCAGGTCGGCCTCGCGTTGTTGTTCGTCATAGAACGCCGCGTCGCAAGCAAGCAGTTGCCAGTCACGGGCGGCCAACGAGGCCCGCCATGCGGCGGCGTTCGCGTCGGCAATGCCCGCCGAGGCAAGACGATCGGCGTACGGCGTGGGGACGGCCGCCACGTCCTGACCCAGCGCCGCCAAGGCCGAGAACAAGGCGCCCAATGCGCCGGCGTGTTGGGCGACTGCATCGCGATGCGCCCAGAACACGGAGCGATTGGGGACATACGCACCGATCTCGGTCAGCACTTGCCACTCGGCATGCGCCCGGGCCCGCTCGAGCCACGGCGCCATGGCGATCCACGCCTCCACCCTTCCCTCCTGCAAGGCGCGAAAGGCATCGACGGGCGCGAGTTCCACACGCTCGACATCGCGCAACGTCAATCCTTCGCGCTCGAGCACAGCCGCCAGAAACGAGGTGTGGAAGGAGCCGTCGAGCAAGGCGACACGGCGGCCCGCCAGACCCGCGACGCCGGTGGGACCGGTCACGGCTCGAACCACAAGCGCCCCATTCGCGCCGCGCGGCGCGGAGGCTGCAACGTAGGCGAGCGGTACGCCGGCATGCTGTGCAAGCAAGGGCGGCGTGGAACCCGTGCCGCCCACGTCGATGACGCGCTCCGCCACCAGACGGCCCGTATCGCGACCTTCGCGGTACGGCACGAACTGAATCAGTGGCGCACCCTCCGGCGAAAGAAGCGCCGACGGCCAGCGATCGGGCCATGTCAGCGCTGCCAGCTGCAGATGCAGATTGTTGGGATGGACCCCGACGCGCAACGTCATCGCGGGCCTCGTCGGTATCGTGCGCCTTGGCGCGCCGGACGCAAGTGCATTCGTTCTCTCCTTCGTCATCCTGACGTGCTGCCGCATCGTCATTGCGTTATCATCACAAATCACAAATTCGCTATTGGGTGATTTTATTGCCTCATAGCGAATATTCTTAATGATATTTTTCACTATGGTTATCGTTGCGGCGGGATTTCAACTGGCCGCTATGGCGGGAGACGCGCATGGCAAAAGCGGGCAAGGCAGCGGTCGAGGAAAGCGGTGTCGGAAGTTCGGGACATGGGGCGGACGATGACTTCATCGCCCGGTTGCGCGTTCTGGTATCGCGCGCCGGGAACGCGAGCGCCCTGGTTCGCCAGGCGGGCATTTCGCCGAGCGGCTTTCAGAAGTACCTGAGCGGCGCGGAGCCATCGCGACGCGTGCTCATCGCGTTATCGGAAGCCGGCGGCGTGACGCTCGAATGGTTGATGACGGGACGCGGTCCGATGGAGGTGGCCATTCGCGACGCCTGGCCGGAGAACCATCTGACGCTTCTGCCGCTATATCGGGCTGGCGATACCGACTGCCCCGTCCCGGAGGCGTCACCGGAGAAGCTCGTGCAATTGGCGTTCTGTCAGGAATGGCTGGCACGCCATGGATTCGATCCCGCGTACCTGGCCACGATGCGCGTCGAAGGCAACGCCATGGCGCCGACGTTTCGCGCGGGAGATACCTTGGTGGTGGATCGCCAGAGCGCGAACGTCGCCGACGGCGAGGTCTATGTGCTTCGCGACGGCACCGACCTGCTCATCAAACGATTGCAGCGGCAGTTGGGTGGCATGGTGTCGCTGACTTCGGACAACGCGCAGTACGCCCCCATACAGGCGCCGTTGGAGAGTCTCGATATCGTCGGGCGCGTGATCTGGCGCGGCGCGTTGTTGTAAGCGGCGCTCGCGCGCGTCTCAGTCGATCTGCTTCTGAATGAAGGCGCACAGCGCACCGACGAGCGACACGCCGATGATCACGGAAAAGCCGTCGAGCGCGCCGAGGAAGCTTGCCTGTTGCATGACCATGGTGTGAATCGTGGACAACGCGAGCGCGCTTGCCTGCTGTGCGGCATATCCCATCGCCTCGTAGCCGTGCACCAGCTTGCCGAAGGTGTCCTGAAAGATCGGGTTGAACGGATTGACCGATTCCGCGAGGCGCGTCTCGTGCACCGCCACGCGGTGCTGCTGCAGGATGATCATCGTCGCCGTGGCGAACGAATACGTCAGTTGCTTGACGATGTTCTTGAAGCGATAGCCGTGGTGGAATTCCTCCACGGCGAAAATCCGGAACGTGACGTTGGCGACCGGCAACGCGATCGTCAGCAGAAGCAGCCCACGCAGGATCAGCGGAAAAACCAACCATGGCATGCTGACGTCCGGCGGCATGCAGGTCATCCACAGGCCGATCAGCGCAGCCATCAGGAATCCGGGCACGATCAGCCACTTCTTGTGTGCCAGCCGCCCCGCATACCGGAAGTACGCGACGGCCCCGACGATCGACACGAGCGAAGTGAGCCCGACAAGCCGCCCCGCGTTCTCCACCGGGTAGTGCAGTCCGCCTTCGAGCAGCCGGGAGACGAGAAAGCCCATCGAATTGCTGACGTAGTAGAACGCGATGTAGAGCATGATCCCGGCCTGAAACGTCTTCTCGCGAAGCGCGTGCAGGCGCAGCAACGGACGTGGATGATGCCATTGCTGCCAGACGAAGCCGCCGAGCGCCACCATCCCCGCCCCCGCCAGAAAGATCAGTTCCGGCGATGAGCCGAGCAGCTCGAAGCGCACCTGCTGCATGGCGATCTGCAACGCGCCCTGGGCGAAAGCGAACAGGATGTAAGGCCAGAAATGCGCTTCGCCGCGATGCTCGTGCAGCACGCGCCCGGTCGACGGCACGACGAGAATCGTGAAGACCCCGAGCGCCACGCCGCCGAAGCCCGTCGCCACGAATAGCGCACGCCAGCCGAAATACCCGATCAGGTAACCGCCGGCGAGCGGTGCCAGCGCGCTGCCGACCAGAATCATCAGCAGGAACACGCGCACGGCGACCGCGCGCCGCTGCGGGGCGATTTTCGTTTGGATCAGGATGCGGCAGGCGCTCATCATCGGGCCGATGAAGTAGCCCTGGAAACCACGCGCGATGGCGAGCTCGATCGACGATTCGCTCAGCGCGGCGGCAACCGCCCCCGCGGCGAACAGAAGCAGGCTGCCGCCCACGTAGCGTCGATAGCCCAGACGCTCCACCCACCACTGCTGTTGCAGAATGCCCAGCACCGATGCCACGGCGTACGCGCTCGACGACCACACGAGTTCATCCGGAGATGCGTTGATTCCGCCGGCGATATAGCTCGTGAAGAATGCAAATCCGGCGTTGTCGAAATAGTCGAGACCGGTGCCAAGCGCAATGGCCCAGGGAAAGAAGTCGTCCTTGAAACGCATCAACAACGAACGCGACGGCCCCTGCGCCGGTGCAGCGACAGTCATTTGGCCGCCGCCTTTTGTGGACGGCCCTGGCTGGCGCGCCAGGCCGCCGCACGTTCACGCCGCTCGCGCAGCAGTTCGTCCCTCGGCTCGCCGGCAATGCGGCGACGGATGTACTCGAGGTCATAGGCGAGTTCGTCGCGCACGGCCTGTGCCTCGCGCATCTCGCGCTTGACTGCCTGAATTCTCGCGTCGACCGCGTCGACTTGCCGCGCCAACGATTTCTCGATTTCACGCAGCGACGCCTGCGACACGACTGTCCCCGACGCATTCGCCGACTCGATCGGCTTTTGCAGAATCTCGGCGATCGTCTGGAGCGAGAATCCGAGCGAGCGCATGCGCAGAATACGCGCAAACTTCTCCAGATCCTGCTCGGTGTAAAGTCGATAACGCCCATCGCTCCGATCGGGCGAGATCAGCCCCTTCTCCTCGTAGTACTTGAGCGTGCGCGGTGTCACGTTGAGACGTTCCGCCGCGTCGCGCACCGTAACGTATCCGGATTCACTGCTGGACGAAGACATGGCATCCACTGGGTGAGACGACAACAGGGGAATCATAGCACAACCTGTACGTACACGTTCATGTTTGGATGAACGTACCCCGTTCATCGACACGGATCGGGTGCTAGCGCGCGACGCCTAGGTGCGCCGGGCCAGCACTTCGTCGCGCGGGCCCGCATCGACCACACGACCGGCCTCCATCACGACGATGGTGTCAAAACGTTCCAACAGGCTCGGGCGATGGACGGACGCCACGATGCACGCCGTCGGAAAGGCTTCGTACATCCGGTCGAAGACGCGCGCCTCCGCCTGCGGATCGAGAGCGCTGGTCGGCTCGTCGAGCAGGAGTAGCGAACTGCCCCGCGCCGCCAACGCGCCCCGCGCCAACGCCAGCCGCTGCCGCTGACCGCCGGAGAAGTTGCTGCCTCGCTCGTTGACCGCACTGTCGAGTCCATCGGGAAGCTGGCGCAGCACGTCGTCGAATACGCCGGCATGCACGGCCGCCTGCAACGCCAGGGTGTCCGCCGGCTCGCCAAACGTCAGGTTCTCTTCCACGCTGGCCTCGAACACATCCGCTTCCTGGGGAATGAGGGTCGCGAGCGTGCGCAGCGTTGCCCAGTCGGTGCGGGCGTCGTCGCGCAGGAGGTCTCCCTGCTGTGGCAGGTACAGGCCGGCGAGCACACGCAGCAACGTGCTCTTGCCGCCACCGCTCGGGCCGACGAGCGCCACCCGCTCGCCACGACGGAGCACGAGATCCACCCCGTGCAGCCCACCGCGCGCGTCGTCGGCATAGCACCACGACACGCTGCGCAGAGCGAGCGTCCGCCAGGCGGCGCCGGGGACGATGGACGGCACGCTGGCGTCGGGGTCTCCGGGGGCGTGCCAGATCGGCTCGGCGCTGCCGTAGTCGGTATGCATGCGCGCGAAGCTCTGGAAGTTCGACGCCATCGCACCCACGACCGTCGCGGCCTGCTGCGCGTACTGATAGATCATGAACACCGTGCCGAGCAGCACGGCTTGCCCAGGCTGGCGCGACTGCAGCACGTACACCACGACGAGAATCCACGTGAGTCCCATGCCGAGCAGATCGACGGCGAACCACCTCCCTTCGTTGATGATGACGGCACGGCGCAGCGGCACCATCACCGCATCCATCCGGCGGCCGAGCACCTTGCGCGAGGCCGCCTGAAGGCGCAGCCCGATCACCGTGCCGGCGTTGCCGACGAAGTCGAGCAAGGCGGCCGCGTAGCGGCGCTCCGCGTCGTTCTCCGCGCGGGCGAGCGGCATGAGCGTGCGATCGAAGCGCAGGATGATGATGGCGATGACCACATAGCCTGTCACCGCGATGACGCCGCTCGTGCGCGAGAGCAGCGCAAGCGCGACGATCGGCCCGACGAAGCTGAACGCGCTCTGCAGATATCCGAACTGGTTCTGCGCGAAATCCGACAGCGCCCGGCTGGACTGCACCACTCGATGCTGCAATTCGCCCGAATGCCGCCCGTCGCGCCACGCGAGGGGCGCGGCGGCAATGCGCGCGTAGAGCTGATCGGCCAGCCGCTCGCGCACGCGCACACCGACGTTGCGCTCCAGGATCCGGCCCGGACCGTGCAGCAGCCACGACAACAGATAGACGCCGACCAGGTAGAGGATCCAGCGTCCGGCCGTCGCCATGTCGCCCTGCTGAAGCGCGTTGATCGCCTGAGCGGCAAACCACGGCATGGTCAGGCGCAGCAACTGGGCCGCCGAGAGGAGTGCCGCGGCGCCGAGCAGTTGGCGCCGCACGCCGTGCGCATGACGCCACAGCGCCCGGTAGAGATCGCGCGCGGCGTTGCCGAGCCCGATGGCGGGCTTGCGCGAGGGGGATTCGGACGCCGTCATGCGCTCGTCGCTCCTGTGTCGTGAGGCACATCGACTGCCGCGGCGAACCGCGGCATATGTGCGTGGATGTGTCGGAATTCCCGAGATTGCCGGGATTGCCGGGATTGCTGTCAAGACCGGTCAATATAGGGGAAATTCCGTCAGACGTCGCGCCGTGGCGCTGGCGTGGCGTTCGGCAACGTGGGGCGATCGTGCGGTGCGGGGGCGATGTAGTGGAAGCGCAACGCCGCATCGGGATAGCGATACGGCACCATGGCCAGGTTGACCGCACAGGAGTCGCAGAACGGCAGACGCGAACACAGCAAGATCGACTGGATGACGTTCTCGCCCGCCGGATGTTCCGCGTAAATCTGCGCCAGTATCATCCGTTCGGTATCGAGCGTGCGATCCTGCGCGCGGCCCGCCGCGGCCTGATAGGTTGGCAGATCGGCATCGGCCATCGCGAGGCGAAGTTCGGGCGGCTCCGTGGGCAACGCGTCCGATGCAGCGCCCGGATTGCTCAGTCGTTGCGTGACGACGCTGTCGGTGCGCCGCGCGTAGGCCTGTCCGGCGTCGACCACGCGCACGCCAGACGCGTTTGTGCGCAGTACTCTCTGCTGGAGTCCGGAGCGGCAGTAATAGAGCGTTTGCGTCCCGTCGGCGAGCGTGACCTGGGCGACCGCCAGATTGCCGTTGCCGGCGATCGCCCGCATCGGATCCTGCACGCTGCGCGCGGCACGCGGCGTGCCGTTGACCAATTCGCCCAGCCCCTCCAGTTCGGGGAACAATGTTTCAAAGAGGCCGAGCACCTCGCGCGTCGTCTCCACGTCCGACACGAACGGCAATTGAGACCAGACCGCGAGCGGTGCCGGTCGAGAGACGAAATCTCTGGCAATGGCATTGATGAACGCTTCGCGCTGTGCGGGATATTGCTGCCAGCGCGCCCACAACCGGTTGAACATCGGCAGTAGCGTGGCGTCG
The Pandoraea pulmonicola DNA segment above includes these coding regions:
- a CDS encoding ATP-binding cassette domain-containing protein, which codes for MTASESPSRKPAIGLGNAARDLYRALWRHAHGVRRQLLGAAALLSAAQLLRLTMPWFAAQAINALQQGDMATAGRWILYLVGVYLLSWLLHGPGRILERNVGVRVRERLADQLYARIAAAPLAWRDGRHSGELQHRVVQSSRALSDFAQNQFGYLQSAFSFVGPIVALALLSRTSGVIAVTGYVVIAIIILRFDRTLMPLARAENDAERRYAAALLDFVGNAGTVIGLRLQAASRKVLGRRMDAVMVPLRRAVIINEGRWFAVDLLGMGLTWILVVVYVLQSRQPGQAVLLGTVFMIYQYAQQAATVVGAMASNFQSFARMHTDYGSAEPIWHAPGDPDASVPSIVPGAAWRTLALRSVSWCYADDARGGLHGVDLVLRRGERVALVGPSGGGKSTLLRVLAGLYLPQQGDLLRDDARTDWATLRTLATLIPQEADVFEASVEENLTFGEPADTLALQAAVHAGVFDDVLRQLPDGLDSAVNERGSNFSGGQRQRLALARGALAARGSSLLLLDEPTSALDPQAEARVFDRMYEAFPTACIVASVHRPSLLERFDTIVVMEAGRVVDAGPRDEVLARRT
- a CDS encoding ABC transporter substrate-binding protein, which codes for MTLRVGVHPNNLHLQLAALTWPDRWPSALLSPEGAPLIQFVPYREGRDTGRLVAERVIDVGGTGSTPPLLAQHAGVPLAYVAASAPRGANGALVVRAVTGPTGVAGLAGRRVALLDGSFHTSFLAAVLEREGLTLRDVERVELAPVDAFRALQEGRVEAWIAMAPWLERARAHAEWQVLTEIGAYVPNRSVFWAHRDAVAQHAGALGALFSALAALGQDVAAVPTPYADRLASAGIADANAAAWRASLAARDWQLLACDAAFYDEQQREADLLHRHGDLARALDLRQAAPHVPLRFSPGALAH
- a CDS encoding XRE family transcriptional regulator, producing MAKAGKAAVEESGVGSSGHGADDDFIARLRVLVSRAGNASALVRQAGISPSGFQKYLSGAEPSRRVLIALSEAGGVTLEWLMTGRGPMEVAIRDAWPENHLTLLPLYRAGDTDCPVPEASPEKLVQLAFCQEWLARHGFDPAYLATMRVEGNAMAPTFRAGDTLVVDRQSANVADGEVYVLRDGTDLLIKRLQRQLGGMVSLTSDNAQYAPIQAPLESLDIVGRVIWRGALL
- a CDS encoding MFS transporter is translated as MTVAAPAQGPSRSLLMRFKDDFFPWAIALGTGLDYFDNAGFAFFTSYIAGGINASPDELVWSSSAYAVASVLGILQQQWWVERLGYRRYVGGSLLLFAAGAVAAALSESSIELAIARGFQGYFIGPMMSACRILIQTKIAPQRRAVAVRVFLLMILVGSALAPLAGGYLIGYFGWRALFVATGFGGVALGVFTILVVPSTGRVLHEHRGEAHFWPYILFAFAQGALQIAMQQVRFELLGSSPELIFLAGAGMVALGGFVWQQWHHPRPLLRLHALREKTFQAGIMLYIAFYYVSNSMGFLVSRLLEGGLHYPVENAGRLVGLTSLVSIVGAVAYFRYAGRLAHKKWLIVPGFLMAALIGLWMTCMPPDVSMPWLVFPLILRGLLLLTIALPVANVTFRIFAVEEFHHGYRFKNIVKQLTYSFATATMIILQQHRVAVHETRLAESVNPFNPIFQDTFGKLVHGYEAMGYAAQQASALALSTIHTMVMQQASFLGALDGFSVIIGVSLVGALCAFIQKQID
- a CDS encoding LLM class flavin-dependent oxidoreductase, which translates into the protein MNVYWYLTAPDGHAPWTTEGARPINYRYLQQLARGYDHLGFTGALFATGAHDVWVMGGSLLPHTDDMNFLLAIHPGLVQPTLLAKMAATFQEFSKGRLLLNVVSGDAKMLGAYGMKIPHDERYLMADEYLTIFKRLFAGETLTYEGKYFSVEGAKLALPAGKSIPMPPLWFGGSSEPAIEVAAKHVDTYLSWGETPDEIEQRVKHVNARAAHYGRSLSHGVRLYVILRDTDEAAWAEADRLLSLMDDDAIAANQRFVGGSDSVGQRRMSALHQGKRPARARDLEIAPNLWSGLGLVRPGPGTAIVGSPETVIRTLNDYASRGIETFILSGMPLLEESYRFAEQVLPHLPVRRREVTEKTFTWSTLFDRDLSTLTAPAQS
- a CDS encoding MerR family transcriptional regulator; protein product: MSSSSSESGYVTVRDAAERLNVTPRTLKYYEEKGLISPDRSDGRYRLYTEQDLEKFARILRMRSLGFSLQTIAEILQKPIESANASGTVVSQASLREIEKSLARQVDAVDARIQAVKREMREAQAVRDELAYDLEYIRRRIAGEPRDELLRERRERAAAWRASQGRPQKAAAK